A part of Bacillus thuringiensis genomic DNA contains:
- a CDS encoding YfcC family protein: MQLQTETKRQPSKRKFKMPDAYVLLFFIALLCAIATYFVPAGEFKRVTNGTVTTTIPGSYHSVPQSPVGFVSFFTAIEKGMTLAAPIIFLILFTGGAIAILEKTGALDGLIYHVINKFRNQQLLFICIVAALFSILGTTGIIVNSVIGFIPIGIIVARTLKWDAIVGVAIIYLGTYAGFNATILSPSPLGISQKIAELPMFSGIGLRTAIYISFLLATILYINWYIKRLKKSNKGSILGDNWFPSNALSSEKETEKTEVPWTIRHKLILLVSALSLIAFLIGAFRLHWTDAEMTATFIFIAITAGIIGGMKANDIASTFLAGCQNLIYGALIVGMARCISVILEQGKLLDTIVNQLAQSLEGHSPVFGVLGMYVSSAALHFLISSGTGESVIFIPILAPLADFMHITRQVTVQAVMLGEGVVNCLNPTSGVLMGVLAASGISYGKWIRFMAPLAFIWFIIGLIFLIVGVNIEWGPY, from the coding sequence ATGCAATTACAAACTGAGACAAAAAGACAACCTAGTAAACGAAAGTTTAAAATGCCTGATGCGTACGTACTACTATTTTTTATTGCCTTACTTTGTGCAATAGCTACTTATTTCGTTCCGGCTGGAGAGTTTAAAAGAGTTACAAATGGGACTGTTACAACGACAATACCAGGAAGTTATCATTCTGTTCCACAATCGCCTGTAGGGTTTGTTTCTTTTTTTACCGCTATTGAAAAAGGAATGACACTTGCTGCTCCTATCATCTTCTTAATTTTATTTACAGGGGGTGCCATTGCCATTCTTGAAAAAACAGGTGCTCTTGACGGTTTAATCTATCATGTTATTAACAAATTTCGTAATCAGCAATTACTTTTCATATGTATTGTCGCCGCACTCTTTTCTATTCTCGGAACGACTGGTATTATCGTTAACTCAGTTATCGGCTTTATCCCCATCGGGATCATCGTTGCACGCACATTAAAATGGGACGCTATCGTTGGCGTAGCAATTATCTATTTAGGCACTTATGCTGGTTTTAATGCTACTATTTTATCTCCCTCACCTTTAGGTATTTCACAAAAAATCGCGGAACTCCCAATGTTTTCAGGAATTGGTTTACGTACAGCAATTTATATCTCTTTTTTACTGGCTACCATTCTATATATTAATTGGTATATAAAACGCTTAAAAAAATCGAATAAAGGAAGCATACTCGGCGATAACTGGTTTCCAAGTAATGCTCTTTCAAGCGAGAAAGAAACAGAGAAAACAGAAGTTCCTTGGACAATACGTCATAAATTAATTTTACTCGTTTCAGCTTTATCATTAATTGCATTTTTAATAGGTGCTTTTCGTCTACATTGGACGGACGCAGAAATGACTGCTACTTTTATTTTCATAGCAATTACAGCCGGAATAATAGGTGGCATGAAAGCAAACGATATCGCTTCTACTTTTCTAGCAGGCTGCCAAAATCTCATATACGGTGCTTTGATCGTCGGAATGGCTCGTTGTATTTCAGTCATTTTAGAACAAGGTAAATTACTTGATACAATCGTTAACCAACTCGCACAGTCTCTCGAAGGACATAGCCCTGTATTTGGCGTTCTCGGTATGTATGTAAGTAGTGCCGCATTACATTTCCTTATTTCATCAGGGACAGGTGAATCTGTTATTTTCATTCCGATATTAGCTCCATTAGCCGATTTCATGCACATTACACGCCAAGTCACAGTACAGGCTGTTATGCTTGGAGAAGGTGTAGTGAACTGCCTCAACCCAACTTCCGGTGTTTTAATGGGAGTACTCGCAGCGAGCGGCATTTCTTACGGAAAATGGATTCGATTTATGGCTCCACTTGCATTCATTTGGTTTATCATTGGACTTATTTTTCTTATTGTTGGTGTGAATATTGAATGGGGACCGTATTAA
- a CDS encoding DUF4430 domain-containing protein: MAMLKKWLLTSLMAVTLVFVSFANTVHITFAEGNTAKLAIIGESQKGIMLCPKEEQIKDGDTALSLLQKVMGDKVTAETMSFGTYVKGIDGLMAGDTSGWLYDVNDKSAEVGADSYKLNAGDVVVFRFVADWSNMSQETLQQTLDKFGTCKTVEEPKTDDPKQEKPEEPKTDDPKQEKPEEPKTDDPKQEKPEEPKTDDPKQEKPEEPKTDDPKQENIQVPAAQVNEAISKTSEKMLQDGIESDWVALGLSRSGKNVPIEAKLNYVKAVTEKVEKRINRFSATDLARTIIMMNAMHADPTKVGEHNLVQKLYESDKVNSVTGYTFALLAFDTKKYEVPVNSKWNRVALVDALLNAQHTDGGWTYDSTSSKDSASSVDVTGMVLSALAPYQDREDVKPAVQKAVAYLYNEQLENGGFSADGQENSNSAAQAIIGLSLVKDVDQNRLHKAMQNLLSYQLPNGEFKWLPSDQNGSGMATEQAFLALLQFKDLGKSIYDWSNVSVPEIDKKPNVDSENVVVEKEVTEQPQEQKQVQVQQETKDDTLKVVVDNEPVKNKKSGNGSTLPKTGASSHSAATEVGMGVLCIASAYVLWRRKAA; encoded by the coding sequence ATGGCAATGTTAAAAAAATGGCTGCTTACGTCGTTAATGGCAGTTACACTTGTATTTGTTTCTTTTGCGAATACAGTACATATTACGTTTGCTGAAGGAAATACAGCAAAACTTGCAATTATTGGTGAATCACAAAAGGGCATTATGTTATGTCCAAAAGAAGAGCAAATTAAAGATGGGGATACAGCTTTAAGTTTGTTACAAAAAGTCATGGGGGACAAAGTAACAGCAGAGACGATGTCGTTTGGAACGTATGTAAAAGGCATTGACGGCTTAATGGCTGGGGACACAAGCGGCTGGCTGTATGATGTAAATGATAAATCTGCAGAAGTTGGAGCAGATAGTTATAAATTAAATGCTGGAGATGTTGTTGTCTTTCGTTTTGTTGCAGACTGGAGCAATATGAGCCAGGAAACATTACAGCAAACATTAGATAAATTTGGTACTTGTAAAACTGTAGAAGAACCAAAGACAGATGATCCAAAACAAGAAAAACCAGAAGAACCAAAAACGGATGATCCGAAACAAGAAAAGCCAGAAGAACCAAAGACGGATGATCCAAAACAAGAAAAGCCAGAAGAACCAAAAACGGATGATCCAAAACAAGAAAAGCCAGAAGAACCAAAAACAGATGATCCAAAACAAGAGAACATTCAAGTTCCAGCAGCACAAGTAAATGAAGCAATCTCTAAAACATCTGAAAAGATGTTACAAGATGGAATTGAAAGTGATTGGGTAGCTTTAGGCCTTTCTCGTTCTGGAAAGAATGTTCCAATTGAGGCGAAATTAAATTATGTTAAGGCAGTAACTGAAAAAGTAGAAAAGCGCATTAACCGTTTTTCAGCGACAGATTTAGCTAGAACGATTATTATGATGAATGCAATGCATGCAGACCCTACAAAGGTAGGTGAACATAATTTAGTTCAAAAATTGTACGAATCAGATAAAGTGAATTCTGTTACAGGTTATACATTTGCCTTACTTGCATTTGATACGAAGAAATATGAAGTTCCAGTGAATTCAAAATGGAATCGAGTTGCTTTAGTAGATGCCCTTTTAAACGCACAGCATACAGATGGCGGCTGGACTTACGATAGTACAAGCAGTAAAGATAGTGCTAGTAGCGTTGATGTAACAGGAATGGTTTTATCAGCGTTAGCTCCTTATCAAGACCGAGAAGATGTGAAACCAGCTGTACAAAAGGCTGTTGCATACTTATATAATGAACAACTAGAAAATGGTGGTTTCTCTGCTGATGGACAAGAAAATTCTAATAGTGCTGCGCAAGCAATTATTGGATTATCACTTGTGAAAGATGTAGATCAAAATCGTCTACATAAGGCAATGCAAAATCTACTATCATATCAACTTCCAAATGGTGAATTCAAATGGTTACCAAGTGATCAAAACGGTAGCGGAATGGCTACAGAGCAAGCATTCTTAGCTTTACTTCAGTTTAAAGACCTTGGGAAATCGATTTATGATTGGTCAAATGTATCTGTTCCTGAAATCGATAAGAAACCAAATGTGGATTCAGAAAATGTTGTAGTAGAAAAAGAAGTTACTGAACAACCACAAGAACAAAAACAAGTACAAGTACAACAAGAAACGAAAGATGACACTCTAAAAGTTGTTGTCGATAATGAACCGGTTAAAAATAAAAAATCCGGAAACGGTAGCACGTTACCAAAAACAGGAGCATCCTCTCATAGTGCAGCTACAGAAGTAGGTATGGGTGTATTATGTATTGCTTCTGCATATGTATTATGGAGACGTAAAGCAGCTTAA
- a CDS encoding energy-coupling factor transporter transmembrane component T, with protein sequence MKISFASLHPFVNFFYYIGVMILCMMCLHPLFLIGAILLIVIINVMQGNSEKIRKMLPSTIVFFFMVILFNSLLTHRGRTTLFWLGDSRIKLEAIMFGLVMGLLLVAIMFTFASYNDIISSHKFLYLFSRISPKVALLTMITVRFVPLFIRRLQKITLVQKTKGVQVDAGSIIERVKNGMQLLQVLLICSLEDALQTADSMQARGFGVTKRTTYIRYRMERRDWYTLSYLTILFIAAVIFSNYGGGKLIIYPKVESILFQQYDGMMFVVFTMFISLPIIMEGREWIWWRMQK encoded by the coding sequence ATGAAAATAAGTTTTGCTTCTTTACATCCTTTTGTGAATTTTTTCTATTATATCGGGGTGATGATACTATGTATGATGTGTCTTCATCCTCTTTTTTTAATTGGAGCAATTCTATTAATCGTTATAATCAATGTGATGCAAGGGAATAGCGAAAAGATTAGAAAGATGTTACCGAGCACAATCGTTTTCTTTTTTATGGTCATTTTATTTAATTCGTTATTAACGCATAGAGGCCGAACTACGTTATTTTGGTTAGGTGATAGCCGGATTAAGCTTGAGGCGATTATGTTTGGATTAGTAATGGGGTTATTACTAGTTGCGATTATGTTTACGTTTGCTTCGTATAATGATATTATTTCAAGTCATAAATTTTTATATTTGTTTTCTAGAATTTCACCGAAAGTAGCATTGTTAACGATGATTACAGTGAGGTTTGTTCCTTTGTTTATTAGACGATTACAGAAAATAACACTCGTCCAAAAGACAAAAGGTGTACAAGTAGATGCAGGTTCCATTATTGAACGCGTGAAAAATGGTATGCAATTGCTGCAAGTATTATTAATTTGTTCATTAGAAGATGCACTGCAAACGGCAGATTCTATGCAAGCTCGTGGATTTGGTGTAACGAAGCGTACGACGTATATTCGGTATAGAATGGAAAGGCGAGATTGGTATACACTCAGTTATTTAACGATTCTATTCATAGCTGCAGTCATCTTTAGTAATTATGGCGGAGGAAAGTTAATTATTTATCCGAAAGTCGAATCTATTCTATTTCAGCAATACGATGGAATGATGTTTGTCGTATTTACGATGTTTATTAGTCTACCAATTATAATGGAAGGAAGGGAATGGATATGGTGGCGCATGCAGAAATAA
- the rraA gene encoding ribonuclease E activity regulator RraA codes for MWKTTDLCDEFEKELQICRQSFQSFGKKEQFHGKIATVKVKDDNVLVKEGLQTLPEETVLVVDGGASTNCALLGDNLAAIAEERKLAGIIVNGYVRDSSELKNINIGILALGTMPNRSVKEGKGERNISLQFGQVEWKPDEYVYVDEDGVIISKKSLHS; via the coding sequence ATGTGGAAAACTACGGATTTATGTGATGAGTTTGAAAAGGAATTACAAATATGTCGCCAGTCTTTTCAGTCTTTTGGGAAGAAAGAACAATTTCACGGGAAAATTGCAACGGTGAAAGTGAAGGATGATAATGTACTAGTAAAAGAGGGGTTGCAAACATTACCAGAAGAAACGGTATTAGTTGTTGATGGCGGAGCATCTACGAATTGTGCGTTACTTGGTGATAATTTGGCAGCTATTGCGGAGGAAAGAAAGCTGGCAGGGATTATTGTAAATGGTTATGTTCGTGATTCGAGTGAACTAAAGAATATTAATATTGGTATTTTAGCACTAGGGACGATGCCAAATAGAAGTGTAAAAGAAGGAAAAGGGGAACGGAATATTTCATTGCAATTTGGACAAGTAGAATGGAAACCAGATGAATATGTTTATGTGGATGAAGATGGCGTCATTATTAGTAAAAAGAGTTTACATAGTTAA
- a CDS encoding DUF4430 domain-containing protein, with amino-acid sequence MSKMKWFISLMLSLGLLAGCEEAAVKPEKKVEPKQEEVAKQEEKKDEAKPEEKPEEKQAEQEQNKQDEQKEKQEQKVEEKPKEEKPQAQPEVKEEGKQQVQPKEQPAVNKQQEQQKAQEEKQQQQPKAQEEAKVVNQPKETPKQEQKEDPNKGGNEVTLPTPPKPVPPNPPEPPKPQAKQVTISVKGNEGYLLGAKKVDVQEGDTVYKVLQRTGLDVDANGSKGDIYVKGINDLYEKDITATSGWKYRVNGAFPNHSAGVVTVKPGDTIEWVYVLK; translated from the coding sequence ATGAGTAAGATGAAGTGGTTTATTTCTTTAATGCTTTCACTTGGGCTACTTGCCGGATGTGAAGAGGCAGCTGTAAAGCCTGAGAAGAAAGTAGAACCAAAGCAAGAAGAGGTAGCAAAACAAGAAGAGAAAAAAGATGAAGCGAAACCGGAAGAAAAACCGGAGGAAAAACAAGCTGAACAAGAGCAAAATAAGCAAGACGAACAGAAAGAGAAACAAGAACAAAAAGTAGAAGAGAAGCCGAAAGAAGAAAAGCCACAGGCACAACCGGAAGTAAAGGAAGAAGGGAAACAGCAGGTACAACCGAAAGAACAACCAGCTGTAAATAAGCAACAAGAACAACAAAAAGCACAAGAAGAGAAGCAACAGCAACAACCGAAAGCACAAGAAGAAGCGAAGGTTGTGAATCAGCCGAAAGAAACACCAAAGCAGGAGCAAAAAGAAGATCCGAATAAAGGTGGAAACGAAGTTACTCTTCCAACACCACCGAAACCAGTGCCACCTAATCCGCCAGAACCACCAAAACCACAAGCAAAACAAGTCACTATCTCAGTAAAAGGTAATGAAGGATACTTATTAGGTGCGAAAAAGGTTGATGTACAAGAAGGCGATACAGTTTATAAAGTATTGCAGCGTACAGGATTAGATGTGGATGCGAATGGATCTAAAGGCGATATTTATGTAAAAGGGATTAATGATTTATATGAAAAAGATATTACAGCTACTAGTGGATGGAAATATCGTGTGAACGGTGCGTTTCCAAACCATAGTGCAGGTGTAGTAACAGTTAAACCAGGAGATACAATCGAGTGGGTGTATGTATTAAAATAA
- a CDS encoding ABC transporter ATP-binding protein, protein MDMVAHAEINNLSFVYADENEYALQHISLSIQKGEFIALAGGSGSGKTTLLKHFKKELLPIGKRTGDTYYDGTLLENVPDLLSAQEIGMVFQNPENQIVMDTVIQELAFSLENIGLPSHIIQKRIAELISFLGFQDLLHQSVHTLSGGQKQLVNLAAVLVMQPKLLLLDEPTAQLDPIAAKEFLGLLKRINEELGITIVLSEHRLDEVIPLATRVICMNNGRIVYDGSPKAVIVNMWEVEQFRPFIPQIPRLFLEWNVTDIPFTVREAQMKMNDFSAISYVNEPIAQSEKREVILSAEHISFQYEKNSPLILRDLTVSIEKGKWVALVGKNGTGKSTLLTILAGLQKARRGKVKWNGKVIHKIDSKERFKSIGYVSQHPYYHFTFDTVWEEVYERARELYGEQGKAIAEDMLKQFWLYSLKERHPHDCSGGEQQLLALCTTLLSKPTLLLLDEPTKGLDPWKKERVGELFRKLQKEGTTIVMATHDIEFAAKYVDQCMMLFDGAVIMNDAPKEFFSGNFFYTTSINRFIRKELPYALTWEDVYEACPNDMSHS, encoded by the coding sequence ATGGATATGGTGGCGCATGCAGAAATAAACAATTTATCATTTGTATATGCTGATGAAAACGAATACGCGTTACAGCATATTTCTCTTTCTATTCAAAAAGGAGAGTTTATTGCACTTGCTGGAGGATCAGGATCCGGGAAGACGACTTTATTAAAACATTTTAAAAAGGAGTTACTTCCAATTGGTAAGCGTACTGGAGATACATATTATGATGGTACTTTATTAGAGAATGTACCGGATTTATTATCTGCGCAAGAAATTGGCATGGTATTTCAAAATCCAGAAAATCAGATCGTAATGGATACAGTAATTCAAGAATTAGCATTTTCTTTAGAAAATATCGGATTACCGTCTCATATTATTCAAAAGAGAATAGCCGAGCTTATTAGCTTCTTAGGATTTCAAGATTTATTGCACCAATCTGTACATACGTTATCTGGCGGACAGAAGCAGCTTGTCAATTTAGCTGCAGTATTAGTTATGCAGCCGAAATTATTATTATTAGATGAACCAACGGCGCAGTTAGATCCGATTGCTGCGAAAGAGTTTTTAGGATTGTTAAAGCGTATTAACGAAGAACTTGGAATTACGATCGTTTTAAGTGAACATCGTTTAGATGAAGTAATACCACTGGCAACGCGCGTCATTTGCATGAATAACGGCCGAATCGTGTATGATGGTAGTCCTAAAGCGGTTATAGTGAACATGTGGGAAGTCGAACAGTTTCGTCCATTTATTCCGCAAATTCCAAGATTGTTTTTAGAGTGGAATGTAACAGATATTCCGTTTACAGTGCGAGAGGCGCAAATGAAAATGAATGATTTTTCAGCGATATCATATGTGAATGAGCCAATAGCACAAAGTGAAAAGCGAGAAGTTATTTTAAGTGCGGAGCATATTTCGTTTCAATATGAAAAAAATAGTCCACTTATTTTACGAGATTTAACAGTATCGATTGAAAAAGGAAAATGGGTAGCGCTCGTTGGAAAAAATGGTACAGGGAAGTCTACACTGTTAACGATTTTAGCTGGATTACAAAAAGCGAGAAGAGGGAAAGTAAAGTGGAATGGGAAAGTGATACATAAAATTGATTCGAAAGAACGATTTAAAAGTATCGGGTATGTATCGCAGCATCCGTATTATCATTTTACATTTGATACAGTGTGGGAAGAAGTGTATGAACGTGCACGTGAATTATACGGAGAACAAGGAAAAGCAATTGCAGAAGATATGCTAAAACAGTTTTGGTTGTATTCGCTTAAAGAACGCCATCCGCATGATTGTAGCGGGGGAGAGCAACAATTACTCGCATTATGTACAACGTTATTGTCAAAGCCGACGTTATTGTTACTTGATGAACCGACAAAGGGATTAGATCCATGGAAGAAAGAAAGAGTAGGAGAGCTATTTAGGAAATTGCAAAAGGAAGGTACAACAATTGTAATGGCAACGCATGATATTGAATTTGCGGCGAAATATGTGGATCAATGTATGATGTTATTTGACGGAGCAGTTATTATGAATGACGCACCGAAAGAATTTTTTAGTGGAAACTTCTTTTATACAACATCTATCAATCGATTCATTCGAAAAGAATTGCCATATGCATTAACGTGGGAGGATGTGTACGAAGCGTGTCCAAACGATATGTCGCATTCATAA